One Natronorubrum halophilum genomic window, GCGGGCTGTCGACGTCGCCGGCGAGAACGGTGGATTCCTCGTCAGCGTCGTCGACAGCGTCGGCCGCGTCCGATGCGTCAGTTTGCTCGTCAGCAGCGTCCGGCTCCGGCACGTTCTGGACGTCGTCGTAGGCCTCCCGAATCAGCGCCACGCAGGCCAGGCCGTCGGCGTCGGGGTCGGCGATGACGGCCACCTCGGCCCCCTCGAGCGCCGCCGCGGTCTGTTCGTCTTCGAGATCGTCTTCGAGGTCGTCAGGCAGGAAGAAGCCGGTTCCCGGGAGAATCGACTTGCGAGAGATCGACAGATCGCCGCTGTCGATCAGTTCGTTGTACATGGCACATCCTGAACGCCGAACGGGGAAGTAATCGCCGGTCTTCGCTTTCAGGCCACCGACACGGTCGGTGTGACCGTACTCAGACGTCGGCCGCCGACCCGTCCTCCGCCGCCTCGGCCGCCGGCTCGAGCTGTCGAACGGAGAGGACGGGGACCGGCGAGGTGCGGACGACGCGTTCCGCGACGCTGCCGAGCAACAACCGGTTCTCGCCGTGGCGACCGCGGGTACCGGTCGCGACCAGATCGGCGTCGACCTCCCTGGCGTAGCCACAGATTTCAGCGGCGGGTCGGCCCTCGCGAACGGCGGTCGTCACCTCACGACCAGCCCGCTGCTCGACGGTCGCCAGTGCGGCGTCGGAGGTCGTCTCGAGGGCGGTTCGCAGTTCGTCCCGAAGCTGCTGGGGTGAGGCGTCGACCTCGCTGGCGTCGACGACCGAGAGGGCGTGGACGTCGGCATCGAAGCGATCGGCGAGATCGAGTGCGATATCGACGGCTCGTTTGACGCTCTCGGAGCCGTCGGTGGCAACCACGACCGTATCGAACATACGCGGTGGTTACGGCCGAGGCGGCATAAATACCGGCGGCACGTCCCGCCGGATGGGACCGAAAGACTGGCGAACGACGCTCGGCGAACGGTGGGCCGCGTCGGCGCGCTATCACGGTCGGTGACGGGTTCGCCATCGCGATCGCGACTGGCCCCGGTAACACATCACGCGGCCGGGAACTGGGGGGTGGCTTTTTTGCGTCGGGGGACACACCACCCGGTATGGACGATAGCGAGCCGTTTACCGTCGACACCGTTCTCGCACCGGTCGACGGAAGCGACGAGTCCGCCACCGCCCTCGAGTGCGCCGTTGCCGTTGCCGACCGCTACGACGCGTCGGTCCACGCGCTGTTCGTACTCGGTCGCGGCGTAGTGCAGGGAATGAACGCCGGTGCCGTCGACGAAGACACCATCGCAGCGGATACGCAGGGGTTCTTCGACGACCTCAGCCACGTTGCGGACGACGCGAACGTTCCGTTCGTAACAGCCGTCGACGACGGGTTCTCCCAGACGCGAAAAACGCGCCACCCCGGTAACGTCGTTCTCGATACCGCCGACGAGATCGACGCCGACTTCATCGTCCTCCCGAGAGAGCCCGTCACCGATGCGGCCTCGGCGGAAGTCCTCGAGAAAGTCGCCGAGTACGTTCTGGCCTACGCGAGCCAGCCCGTTCTGTCAGTGTAGCCCGCCCTGTCAGTCGCCGGAAATCGTGTTCTCGCCC contains:
- a CDS encoding universal stress protein, which translates into the protein MDDSEPFTVDTVLAPVDGSDESATALECAVAVADRYDASVHALFVLGRGVVQGMNAGAVDEDTIAADTQGFFDDLSHVADDANVPFVTAVDDGFSQTRKTRHPGNVVLDTADEIDADFIVLPREPVTDAASAEVLEKVAEYVLAYASQPVLSV
- a CDS encoding universal stress protein translates to MFDTVVVATDGSESVKRAVDIALDLADRFDADVHALSVVDASEVDASPQQLRDELRTALETTSDAALATVEQRAGREVTTAVREGRPAAEICGYAREVDADLVATGTRGRHGENRLLLGSVAERVVRTSPVPVLSVRQLEPAAEAAEDGSAADV